ATAAGCTGTTTTCCTCGTACGACGGCCTGACGAAGGAGCTCGACAGCTGGCTGCGTGATGAATGGCAGACGTTCAAACCGAAGTGGTCGGAATCGTCTTCGGTTGCTGTAGGCAATGGAATGCTCGCGGGAAGTTGGGCGGCAATTGAAGGAGTGTGGGACGGCATTGGCCTGCTTTCGGACATTCTCAAGGATCCGGCGAAGTTTGGAGAGCGGTTGGGCGAAAGCGCCGCAGAGCTGGAGAAGCTCGCCAAAGCCGCACCGGATGTCATGGAAAAAGCCCAGTTGCTAGTCAGTGACGAAGCGGCGCTGTTTCTGCTGGTGCGCTGCGCCAGCCTCTGGCTGGACATGCTGCCACCCAGCGAAATTGCCGGCAAAACCGCCGAAGCGGTGTCGATGGTGGTGGTGCAGCTGCTGATCGATATCCTGATTGGCCTCGTCCTGACGTTCGCCGGGGCGGGCGCCGGCATCGCCTATCTGACGATGCGTTTGGCTGATCGAGCTGCGCAGTTGATCAGTGCCGTTGTGCGTCTCGTGAAGGCGATTTTCACGATCATCAATAACTTCATCGGCTATGTCGACCGCTACAAAAAAGTCGCCGCCCGTGGCATTGCGGCGGGCCTGAAAAAAGGCCGGATGCAACTGCGCTGGGATGCCAAACGCAACACCACACTGAAAAAAAACGAACACCACGACGACTCCCCGGATCAGGCGAAAAACCCCAACGGCGACAGCGCCACCTGTGCACCGTCGACCTGCAAAAATGGCTGCCCAGTGTCGATGGTCACCGGCGAAGAACTGCTGACCCTCACCGACGGTGCGCTGGACGGCATCCTGCCGTTCGACTTCACCCGACTCTATCGCACCAGCGCCGCCGAGATCGACTGCGGCCTCGGCTTTGGCTGGAGTCATTCGCTCGCCCATCGGCTGGAAATCGACGGCGACCAGGTCATCTGGATCGACCACGAAAACCGCCGCACCACGTTCCCGCTGCCGAGCAGCGAACGCCCGGCGATCCACAACAGCCTGTCGCGCGCGGCGATTTACCTCGGCGATGACCCCGAGGAACTGATCCTCGCCCAGGCCGGTGATGAAGTGCGGTTCTACCACTTTTACAACGGTCGACTGACGGCCATCAGCGACGCGTACGACAACCGATTGCGCATCACCCGCGACCGCCAGGAACGCATCCAGCGCCTCGACAACGGTGCCGGCCGTGCCTTGCTGTTGCGCTACGACCGCGCCCACCTGATTGCCGTCGACTACCAATGTTTCCGCCCGGCCCAGGCCCTCGCCGAGGCGTGGCACACCGAACAAACCTTAGTCAGTTACCACTACGACGAACGCGATCAACTGATCGAAGCGAGCAACGCCGCCGGCGAAAGCGAGCGTTACGACTACGACGACCAGCACGTAATTTTGCAGCGGCAACTGGCCGGTGGCGCAAGTTTCTTCTGGGAGTGGGAACGGTCTGGCAAGGCGGCCAGATGTATTCGCCACTGGGCGTCGTTTGCGCAGATGGACACGCGCTATGTCTGGGATGACCAGGGCAGCGTCACGGTCCGGAACATCGACGGCAGTGAAGAGGTTTACGTCCACGATGATCGAGCGCGGCTGGTGCGTAAGGTCGAGCTGGATGGTGGCGAACAGCTCAAGGCCTACGACGAGCAGGGTCGGCTGATTGCCGAGCAGGATCCGCTGGGCGCTGTCACCGAATACCGTTACGACGACGTCGGACGATTGGTGGCGCTGATTCCGCCGCAAGACGAACCGACGTCCTACGAGTATCGCAACGGTTTCTTGCACGCGCGCTATCGCGGCAAAGCGGTGTGGACCTACCGGCGCAATGCCCAGGGCGATGTCACCGAGGCGACCGATCCGGACGGTCAGGTCACCCATTACCACTACGACGAACAAGGCCGGCTGCTGTCGATCCGCTACCCGGACACCAGTCGCCATGTGTTTGTCTGGAATGCCCTAGGGCAGTTGCTTGAGGAAACGCTGCCGGACGGTGGTCAGCGAGCGTTTTCCTACGATGCGCTGGGGCGGCAGACGACTCGTCAGGACGAGCACGGTGCGGTTACCCAGTACCAATGGGACGCTGTTGGCCGACTGATCCAGACGACATTGCCTACCGGTGCCACTCGCGCCTTCAGCTACAACGCCTACGGCAAGATCACCGCTGAACGGGATGAACTGGGCCGCGTCACCCACTACGAATACGTCGACGATTTGCACCTGGTCAGCCGCCGGATCAACCCCGACGGCACCCAGCTCCAGTACCGCTATGACAATGCGCAGCTGCTGCTCACGGAAATCGAAAACGAATCCGGCGAACACTATCGGCTGGACTACACACCCAACGGCTTGATCCGACAGGAAACCGGTTTCGACGGCCGCCGCACCGCCTACGTCTACGACCTCAACGGCCATCTGCTGGAGAAAACCGAATTCGGCGATGACGGCTCGCAGCTGGTTACCGGGTACGAGCGGGATGCGGAAGGACGGCTGTTAGTCAAAACCTTGCCCGACGGCATCCAGGTCCAATACCGCTACGACAGCCTCGGTCGACTGGTCAGCGTCGACGACGGCCACGACCATCCGCTGGAATTCGAATACGACCAGCAGGACCGGCTGATCACCGAGCATCAGGGCTGGGGCACGCTGCGTTATGCCTACGACGCCTGCGGCCAACTTAACCGCCTGCGCCTGCCGGATGGCAGCAAGCTCGACTACCACCACGCCAAGGGTGGTGCGCTGACGGCTATCGACCTTAATGGCACACGTCTTACAAACCACACGTACAAATCCGGTCGAGAACTACAGCGCCAGCAAGGCCTGCTGCTCAGCGAATATGCCTACGACGAACAGGGCCGGCTAAAGGCCCACGCCGTCAGTCAACAGCAAAAAAGCCTGTACCGCCGCGACTATGCCTACAGCCTCAACGGCAATCTCGACCACATCGCCGACACCCGCCACGGCCAGCGCAGTTACCAGTACGACCCGCTCAACCGGCTGACCCGCGTCCGCCACACCCGCGACGACCCACCGGAAAGCTTCGCCCACGACCCCGCCGGCAACCTGCTGATGCAGGACCGCCCCGGCCCGACGACCGTCAAAGGCAATCGCCTGCTGATGCAAGGCGACCGCCATTACGACTACGACGCCTTCGGCAACCTGATCCGCGAACGCCGTGGCACCGCGCAAAAACTCGTCACCGAATACCGCTACGACTGCCAGCATCGGCTGGTCGGCGTCACGTTGCCGGATGGAAGTTGCGCGAGCTATCGCTACGATGCCTTCGGCCGCCGCATCGCCAAAACCGTCGACGGCCAAACTACCGAGTTCTTCTGGCAGGGCGACCAAGTCGTCGCTGAAAGCAGCAAAGAGCACTACCGCAGCTACGTCTACGAGCCGGGCAACTTCCGCCCGTTGGCCATGCTCGACGGCAAAGGCCCGAAAAAGGCCTGCCCGTTCTACTACCAGCTCGATCACCTGGGCACACCGCAGGAACTGACGGATTTCGGTGGCGAGATTGTCTGGTCGGCGAAGTACAACGCCTACGGCAAGCTCACGCATCAGGCACTCGGTGGAGGCGAGCAGCTCGAGCAACCACTGCGTTTCCAGGGGCAGTATTTCGACGCCGAGAGTGGTCTGCACTACAACCGGCATCGGTACTATGATCCGCAGGTGGGGCGGTATCTGACGCCGGATCCGATCAAGCTAGCCGGTGGGCTGAACCAGTACCAGTACACGCCGAATCCGACGGGGTGGGTTGATCCGTTGGGGTTGAGTACCTGTCCCGATGGAGATAAATGTAGGAAACCGTCTATCGGTGGGCAAGAACCTTCGGGCAAGGCGGCAGCGACTGACGGAGAACCTCAAATACCAGAGGTGTCTCGGAATACGCCCCAGGCGGGATATCACAAAGAAACCTATGCTAATAAGCCAGTTAAACCGCAGGATGCCACTAATAAATGGGAAGAGTTTTTAGGTGATGGTCCGTACACACATAGTCATCCCCGAACGAGGAGTCCGGATCCTGACAGATTGGTGTCGGCAGATGGGAAAAGAAGTATCCGCTATGGAGCTCATGAAATGGGAGGCAACCCGAGTAAGCATCATTACCATGAGGAAAAGTGGATACTCGAACTAAAGGAAAATGTGATGAATGTTGAAAGCACCGTAGTCCGAGTTCCATTGCCGAAGAAACCAAAATGAATGTGACCATAAATAAAATGATTCTCATAAAAAATGAGAATTTTGTGGAATTTTCAACCGTACTCGGCTCGGCGATAGCAGCTTGGAATGCCGGAACACCAAAATTAGGCGAGCTTTATGATGTCGAGTTAGAAGTTATGGAGGAGGTTATTTGGGGGGTGAATGCTCATCGCGCGTTGAAAGATGTGTATTCGATTGAAGTAGTAAACGGCTTTATAAATTTGACAGGAAGAATAATGTCTATTGATGCGGATGGAGTTGCGGCTGTCGATTTAGACGGATCAGTCGTGCTTCTTGAGGTAGTTGGATTCACTGGGGATATTCCAGTATTTGTAGATCTGGAATTTAAGAAAATTACCTTATTTCCCACCGGTGTCTGAATAGATCATTTCTTACGGAGGTGCGAAATTTCTGGGCAAAGTCGTCGGAAGTTTCCTTCAAGTTGTAGCGGTTTCCATGAACTGGTGCGCAGCGCGCCTCATCGATAGTCTTTGGGAGGTCACTGCAAATTCAGTGACAGGGCGTGGAAGCCCTTCTATCGTTAGGCGCATCAAGCGCCACCAGTTCGGCGTTTTTTATCGTCTGTGTTTCATGGTGGCTGTGCGCGGGGCGCTTTCGAGTGCGCCGGGTGCCTAACGTCCCGGTCTTCCACACCTGCGTACAGCCGCCACCTATTCGTGTGGAAGTGATTTCTGGCGGCTTCAATCCATACGTTAGGACTTAAATCAATGAAGACGCTTACACCCGATCCACCCTACGAAAAACCAATCCCCCACCCCGAAAACCGCTTCATGGCCCTCACCGGCAACTGCACCGACATGCCCACCCTGTTCGTCGATACCCACGCGCCGATCGATGTTTTGTATGACACTGCCAGCTATCGAATTCGCGCAGTCACTCAGGTGCTTGAGAACATGTCGATGCGCGGTTCAGTCGAGTGCGAATCCTTCATTCTCAGTGACTTTGCCTTGCTCTGCGCTATTCCGTTACGGGATGGGTGCGATGTGCTGGATGTCATTGGACGGCGGTTGCGGGCTCGGCCTTCGGAATAATGTCGAGTGGCTTTTGTGGCGAGGGAGCTTGCTCCCGTTCGGCTGCGCAGCAGTCGTAAACCGAATTCTGCGGTGTGTCTGGCTAATCCGTGGTGTAGGTTTTGGGGCTGCTGCGCAGCCCAGCGGGAGCAAGCTCCCTCGCCACAAGGGCCTGACTGCACACAATCCCCCAAACACCACACTTACATTGGATGGGTGGTGTTTATTGGGGCTTCGGTAACCTGAGCTCCGCACACAACCCACCATCCACGCGATTGCTCAAGGTCAGCGCCCCGCCAATCGCCAGCGCCAATTGCTGGGCAATCGCCAACCCCAACCCGGTCCCGCCGGTGCTGCGATTACGCGAATTCTCCACGCGGTAGAACGGCTGCATCACCTGGGCCAATTGCTCTTCGGCAATCCCCGGCCCTCGGTCCATGACCTTCACCGACAAGCTGCCGTCCGCCTTCGTTTCCACCCACAACTCAGCCGCGCCAGCGAATTTCAGCGCGTTGTCTACCAGGTTAACCAGCACTCGCCGCAAGGCATGGGGCCGGGTGTCGATGACTGCGGCGCTTTTGCCGCCCAGCTGCACGTCTTTGCCCATGTCCTGATAGTCGAACACCAGGCTGTCGAGGAACGAATCCAGATCGGTGCGGCGACTTTCCTCGGTGGCGCCATGGATGCTGCGGGCGTAGGCCACGCCTTCGCGCACCAGGTGTTCCATCTCGCCGAGGTCATTCCACAGTTTGTCTTTTTCGCTGGAGTCGTCCATGAATTCGGCACGCAGTTTCATGCGCGTGATCGGGGTTTGCAGGTCGTGGGAAATCGCCGCCAACAGTTGCATGCGCTCCTTGAGATACGCCGCGATACGCGCTTGCATCGCATTGAACGCCCTGGCGGCGTAGGCGACTTCGGTCGGGCCTTTTTCGTCGAGGTGCACGGCGTGGGTGTTGGGGTCGAGGGTTTCCACGGCTTGGGCGAGGCGGGTGAGCGGGCGGATGGCGATTCTCACGGCCAGCCAGGTGCAGGCGATCAGCAGCGCCAGTTGTCCCAGTAATACCGCCGGTAACCACGGGGACAAAGGCACCATCGCGGGGCGCACGTCGATCGTGACGGGGCTGCCGTCCTTCAATTTCAGGTGGGCCTGGAAGTGTTTCTTCGGGCCGGGGATGTCGGTAAAAGTCAGCGGATATTCATGGCCGATGGCGTCCTGAATCGAGGGGACGGCAATCGGCACATCGCTGGGCGCCATCGGTGTGCCGGGCGAACCTTCATTCAGCAGATAACCATAGTTGGTGCGTTCCAGGCGCTGCAGCCAGCTCGCTCGTTCGTTGGCAGGCAAGCGGTCGAGGATGGCGAGGGAGGTCGAAACGTCGGTTTCCAGATTGCCCAACATCGTATTTTTCGCACTTTCATAACGCTCGTAGTACTGCGCGCCAAAGGACAGCGCCTGGGCGAGGATCAGGCCGATCAGGAAAATCAGCGACAGCCGCGAGGCCAGCGTGCGGGGCCAGTGCAGCGCAAGGTTCATGACGGCGCACCGAGCACTTCCACCGGCAGGGAAAACACATAGCCTTCGCTGCGTACGGTCTTGATGTAGGCCGGTTCCCTGGCATCGTCCAGCAGGCGCTGACGCAAGCGGCTGACCAGCAAATCGATGGAGCGGTCAAACAGGTCGGCGTCGCGACCTTGAGTCAGGTTCAGCAACTGGTCGCGATTGAGCACCCGCTGAGGATGATCGAGGAACACCCGCAGCAAACGGTATTCCGCGCCGCTGAGGGCGACCATGGTGCCGTCCTGATCCAGCAGATGCCGGGCCGAGGTGTCCAGGCGCCAGCGACCGAACGCCAGCAGGCGACCGCTTTCGGTGATCACCAGATTCGGCGGCAGCATCCGCGTACGGCGCAGCACGGCGTTGATCCGGGCGAGCAGTTCACGGGCGGCGAACGGTTTGACCAGGTAGTCGTCGGCGCCCATTTCCAGGCCGATGATGCGGTCGGTTTCATCGTTGCGCGCGGTGAGCATCAGCACCGGCGTGGCCTTGTGTTTGCCGGCGCGCAGCTCACGGCAGAGCAGCAGGCCATCGTCGCCCGGCATCATGATGTCGAGCACGATCAGGTCCACCGGCGTGGTCTCCAGAAACGCGCGCATCTGCCGTCCATCCGCCACCACGGTGGTGCGCAGGCCGTTCTTCTTCAGGTAATTGCCTACCAGTTCCCGGATCTCGCGGTCATCGTCCACGATGAGAATGTGATCGACGTGTTCCATGGTCGCCATGCCTCTTGAGTAGGAGTTTTCGCGCAGTCTACCGAGTCAAGGCTCGCTCGCCCGCAGCGGTTTGTATTGCAGTGTATCTGGCCTGTCGGCGGATACACGGGGACGCAAAAACAGCCGGTTTCAGGGGTTTTGTATCGCTGTGTATCGCCGGCCGGTGCTGATACATAGCAATTTACTCGCGCCTGTTCCAGACACAGACGGGATACCTCGCGGGCTTCTAATGGCTTCCATCGAGGCGAACCCAAACCGCCTCGGCCCCATCAACGATTTGGCAACGATTGACCCATTGAAGCCCCGAGGAAACCACCATGAATACCAAAGCCGTCTACGCCGCCTGCCTGTTTGCCGCCCTGAACATCTGCACCTTGTCGGCCCGGGCCGAAGCCAATGTCACCCCGCAAACCTACACCTATGGCACGCACCTGGACATCCAGAAAGTGCTGTCGATGAAAGAGGACGCCACGCCTTCCTGCGGGATTGTGAATGCGCGGATGACCTACCTGGATTCCCAAGGCAAAACCCAGGCCCTTGATTACCGCAAATTCGCTGACAACTGCAACGAAGACAACTGAGTCCTTTGCTCACCCGTTATCAATCCCTTTTTTGAAACAGGAATAATTCCATGAACAACGCCACCCGCTTTTTGACCGCCATCGTCTTTTCCATAGCCGGCGTCGCCGCTCATGCCAACGCGGCTGTTGAACAGAGCAGCTGTGTCAGCAGCACCTGCTTCCAACTGACGCCGCTGGTGGCTGAGGATGGTTCCAGCCGCACACCGCAGGGGCAATTGGTTGCAGAGAACGGTTACAGCCGGACGCCACAGGGCCAGCAGTTGGAAAACCAGATGGCTTGAAGCCAGGCACTGTTCTGATGAACTCAACTCCCAGTGTGGGAGCAGGCTCGCTCCCACATGGGACTCGTATATTCAAGGTGATCCCCATGTTTCTCATCGCATTCCTGGGCGGCATTTTGACCGTCCTCAGCCCCTGCATCCTCCCGGTCGTGCCGTTTCTGTTTGCCGGTGTTAAACGCACACGCACCTCGATCCTGCTCACCCTCGGTGGCATGGCCCTGACCTTCGCCCTGATCTCCAGCCTGGCCGTGGTCAGCAGCGATTGGGTGATACAAGCCAACAACACCGGCCGCCATGTGGCGCTGATCGTGATGGTGCTGTTTGCGCTGTCGCTGATCTCCGCGCGCATCGGCGGCTGGCTGGCGCGGCCGTTCGTGTTGCTGGGCAATCGCCTCGACCCCAACACTCGCAAAATGTCCGGCCCGCTGGGCTCGGTGATGATCGGCGTCGCCACCGGCCTGCTCTGGGCACCGTGTGCCGGGCCGATCCTCGGTGTGATCCTCTCCGGCGCGATGCTGCAAGGCGCCAACGCTCAGACCAGTCTGCTGCTGGTGGCGTATGGCCTGGGCAGCGCGTTGTCACTGGGCACCTTGATCTTCGCCGGTCGCGGCCTGGTCAATCGCTTGAAACCGTCGATTCCGGTCACCGGTTGGCTGCGTCGCGGCGCGGGTGCCGGGGTGTTGGTCGCGGCGGCGGTCATCGCCACCGGAACCGATAACAGGCTGCTCGCCGGCACTTCGTCCGAAGGCGTCACGACCGTTGAACAGCAGGTGCTGGAAACCGTACCGAAAGTGGTCGATTACCTGGTCAGCAAGGTCAAGGCCGACCCGATGGACGCGGCCAAAGGTGCGATGCCGTCACTCTCCGGCGCGGTCGAATGGCTCAACTCGCCAGCGCTGAGCAACGACTCCCTGCGCGGCAAGGTGGTGCTGGTGGATTTCTGGACCTATGACTGCATCAACTGCCAGCACACCTTGCCCTACGTGAAGGACTGGGCGAAAAAATATGAAAAGGACGGCCTGGTGGTGGTCGGCGTGCACACCCCGGAATACGGTTACGAACGCATCCTCGACAACGTTCGCGATCAGGTGAAAAAACTCGGTATCACCTACCCGGTGGCGATCGACAATAACTACGCGATCTGGCGCGCCTTCGACAACCAATACTGGCCGGCTCACTACCTGATCGATGCCAAGGGGCAGGTGCGTTACAGCCACTTTGGCGAGGGTCGCTACGAGACTCAGGAGCAGATGATCCGGCAGCTGTTGGAAGAGGCCAAGGCGCCTGCCGCGTGACCTTTCCAATCAATGGCTCACAGGTTGCGCACCATGAGCCATTGGTCGTTTTCCCAGGCCTGAAAACGCTCCAGCACTGTCCATCCGCGTCTGGCGTAGTAATCGCTTTGGTCCCGGGTGTGCAAATAGATCTTCGCCACGCCACGTTCCCTGGCCTGCGCGCATATCCCTTCAATCAAACGCTCCGCCAATCCTTTTCCCCTTGCTTGGGGTGTGACGAACACACAAGCCAGCCAAGGACCCAGGTCAGGCCGGTGAGCCAGGTCGGCGGCGGCCAGTGCCGCACCACCCAGCAGGCGGTCTTCATCCAGGGCGATCAAACATTGCCATGTGCCGTCGAATTGGCCGTCAGCGAATTCCCGTTGCCACTGAGGCAAGGGCTGGTCGGCGTATTCATAGTGGAATTGTTGGTGAATCCATGAAGCAAAGATGTCGCTGTGGTGCATGTGGTGAGCGAGCCAGTCCAGGCGAGGCATGGGGGAATCCTTTCAAAAGACGGTGGCCCATAAGAGCTGATTCATGGCGCATCGGCAATCCCGTGGGCCGGGTGTTAATCCTGCGTTACAAACGCATGACCATGCATCGGAGACCGGCGCATTTCGTGAGTCTGCCGGACGACCGGGCAGGACGGATACCTGTCCGGGAGCTTTAGTTTGTGGACGGGGTCACTTGCGACCCTGCCATCACCATCATGAAAGGGAGAGGGTTATGCCTAAGTTCATTATTGAACGCGAGCTTCCAGGAGCTGGCGCACTGCCGCCGCAGGAACTCAAAGCGATCTCGCAAAAATCCTGCGATGTGTTGCGTGGATTGGGGCCGCAAGTGCAATGGCAGCAGAGTTACGTCACGGGCGACAAGATTTATTGCGTGTACATCGCGCCGAGCGAGGAGCTCATCAGGGAGCATGCCAAACAAGGTGGTTTTCCGATCAACAGCGTTTCCCGAGTTGTGAACATCATCGATCCCACCACGGCGGAGTAAGCCGGGACGCGTTCCAACCCGCAGCGGAGCAGACTTCATGAGCACACCCATTGATCTCACCGCCCTGAAAAACCGTCAGATGACTGCGTGGGCCAGCGGCGACTACGCCGTGATCGGCACCACCCTACAGATCGTCGGCGAGCTATTGGCCGAAGCCTGTGACTTGCTCTGTGATGAGCGGGTGCTGGACGTCGCTGCGGGCAACGGTAATGCCACGCTTGCCGCTGCGCGCCGGGGCTGTAAGGTCACGTCCACCGACTATGTGGCCAAGTTGCTTGAGCGTGGCGAAGACCGGGCACGGGCGGAACACCTGAACGTGACCTTTCAGGTGGCCGATGCCGAGGCGCTACCTTTCGAGGATGCCAGTTTCGATGCCGTGCTCTCGACCTTTGGGGTGATGTTTACCCCGGATCAACCCAAGGCGGCTGCGGAACTGGCGCGGGTGTGTCGTCCGGGAGGCCGGATTGGCCTTGCCAACTGGACGCCCGAGGGCTTTGTCGGCCAGATGTTCAAGGTCCTGGGGCGCCACATGCCGCCACCCGTAGGGGCTCAACCACCTTCAAACTGGGGCTCCGAAGCGTGGTTGCACTCGCACTTCGATCAGCGCGACTTCGTGCTTCAGGTGACACGACGCTTATTCAACTTCCGCTATCGTTCGGCCGCCCATTTCATCGACACCTTCCGCACCTGGTATGGCCCGGTTCACAAGGCTTTTGCGACCCTGCCACCCGAAGGGTCCGCCGCCCTGGAACACGACCTGACGGAACTGCTCAAGCGCCTGAACCGAGCGGGAGAGCGGTCGCTGGTGGTGCCAAGCGAATACCTGGAGGTGGTGATCACCCGGCGTTGAACCGGGAACGGAGCGACGAAAATCCTGTAGGAGCGAGGCTTGCCCGCGAAGAACGATGACGCGTAATACCTGAAAAACCGCGGTGCATTCTTCGCGGGCAAGCCTCGCTCCTACAGGTTCTGTGCCTTAACTTAATGGCATTGTCACTCATCCAGTGATTCGGTATACACCACCCACACGCTGCATGGCATTTTGTACAGCACATGCTCCACCGTGCTGCCGATCAACCGGCCCATGCCGCGATGGCCGATCCGGCCCATGACGATCACATCCACATCATGGGTCTCGGTGTAGTGGGTCAGTACCTTGGTGGGGTTGCCCATGATCATGTGACGCTGCTCCGGCGCGATGCCGTTGCGCGCGGCCAGTTCGTTGAACGCATCCTCCTGGAGGTCGAACAGGGTCTTGATCTGGCCTGAAGAGAAAAGCGCCGAACCGTTATAGAAGTTGAACTCATCCGCGCTGATGGCTGAAAGGTCACAGGCGTAGACCACATCGAGCTCGGCATTGCAGGCGCTCGCCAGTTTCGATGCTTCGTGAAGGATTCTGTCGTTGAAGCTTTTGTAGTGATCGTCGCGATGAAGCGGGTCGACCGCGGCTACGATCTTGCGCGGCAACGCGCGAGTGGCATGGCTGACGAAATGCAGCGGCACCGGGCATTCGCGCAGCAAATGCACGTCGAGGGGCGTAAACACCAGTCGCGACAGCCGCGATTGATGCTCCAGCGCCTTGATCAGCACGTCCATCGGCTGCTCTTTGAGGTGAATCAGGATTTCCTCCAGCGGATGCTCGACCCAGGCCACCTCGGTGGTGACGTGTACACCGATCTTGCGCAAGGGATGGGCCTGTTCCTCAAGCCACTGGCGGTGACGCTCGACGTAGCCCAGGCGCATCTGTTCCAGGGCTTTTTCGTTGACCAGGCTGGCGGTCGCCAGACCTTCCAGATAGTCGAAGGCCACGATGTGCAGGGCTGCCCCCTCGGCCTTGGCCAGCATCGCGGCCCGGTCGAAGGCGGGGCTGTGTTCCATCAGCGGTGAAGCGACCAGCATGAAGCGTGATTCACCAGACATGACAAACCTCCCGTGGGTAAGCGAGCAGACGGTGGTCGTTCAATACATCTCAATCCTTTCATTATTGACCATGATCAACCCCTCGTCCGGTTCTAATGTGGGAGCGGGTTTGCTCGCGATGCGGTCTCAAGCGTCTTCCAAAGCTCGCGCATCGTCGGGTTCTGATTGGCGATCGAACAATACGAACGAATCTCCAGCCGGGTCTTCCATTCATCGCCGCCGGCCAGCACCAATTGCCCTCGCTCCAGCTCATCGGTCACGGCGCTCAGGGGCAGCCAGGCAACGCCGTAGCCCTCGATCGCCATTCTCATCAGCAACATGGCCATGTCCGCCTCAAAGCAACGATCAAGCACGCAAGCAGTCGGTGCATTCTTGATGACGATATCGGCCACGCGACCCAAAAAAGTGGTCGCGGTATAGGCCAGGTGCGGCACTGGCTTGGCGGCCGTCCCCGGCAGCCGATGCAACGGTTTGCCGTTATTGTCCGGCGCGCACAGTGGAACGAACGAATCATGCCCCAGGGTCAAGCTGCCGAACTTCTCGGGGTCGAGCTGGATCGGGGCGAGGGGATGGTGGTAGACGATCATCAAATCGCAGCTGCCTTCCTCCAGCGCAATCACCGCATCGTGGATGTTCGCAGCCACCACGCGAGCATTGAAGGGCTCATTCTGCTGTTGAAACTGGGTGAGCCATTTAGGCAGGAAGGTCATTGAAAGACTGTGCCCGGCGGTGACCTGAATCGAGCGCCCCGGCATTCGTTCGCCTTCGCGAAGGGCCAGGCGCAATTGCAGCAACGCCGA
The Pseudomonas sp. GR 6-02 genome window above contains:
- a CDS encoding RHS repeat-associated core domain-containing protein; its protein translation is MEHIARIEQELDRFPDSLTLYRKQLKHWFNQTADMASRAADLPSLMDMERKIKLGDTSKSVSSSDDYFFSSVAQCPDGGILQIESKFESVYDVPLGNIQVDVIAVDGGKSTPVTLNERGKGEFTGTPGKFYRVHVHNEVTPDQVHKLFSSYDGLTKELDSWLRDEWQTFKPKWSESSSVAVGNGMLAGSWAAIEGVWDGIGLLSDILKDPAKFGERLGESAAELEKLAKAAPDVMEKAQLLVSDEAALFLLVRCASLWLDMLPPSEIAGKTAEAVSMVVVQLLIDILIGLVLTFAGAGAGIAYLTMRLADRAAQLISAVVRLVKAIFTIINNFIGYVDRYKKVAARGIAAGLKKGRMQLRWDAKRNTTLKKNEHHDDSPDQAKNPNGDSATCAPSTCKNGCPVSMVTGEELLTLTDGALDGILPFDFTRLYRTSAAEIDCGLGFGWSHSLAHRLEIDGDQVIWIDHENRRTTFPLPSSERPAIHNSLSRAAIYLGDDPEELILAQAGDEVRFYHFYNGRLTAISDAYDNRLRITRDRQERIQRLDNGAGRALLLRYDRAHLIAVDYQCFRPAQALAEAWHTEQTLVSYHYDERDQLIEASNAAGESERYDYDDQHVILQRQLAGGASFFWEWERSGKAARCIRHWASFAQMDTRYVWDDQGSVTVRNIDGSEEVYVHDDRARLVRKVELDGGEQLKAYDEQGRLIAEQDPLGAVTEYRYDDVGRLVALIPPQDEPTSYEYRNGFLHARYRGKAVWTYRRNAQGDVTEATDPDGQVTHYHYDEQGRLLSIRYPDTSRHVFVWNALGQLLEETLPDGGQRAFSYDALGRQTTRQDEHGAVTQYQWDAVGRLIQTTLPTGATRAFSYNAYGKITAERDELGRVTHYEYVDDLHLVSRRINPDGTQLQYRYDNAQLLLTEIENESGEHYRLDYTPNGLIRQETGFDGRRTAYVYDLNGHLLEKTEFGDDGSQLVTGYERDAEGRLLVKTLPDGIQVQYRYDSLGRLVSVDDGHDHPLEFEYDQQDRLITEHQGWGTLRYAYDACGQLNRLRLPDGSKLDYHHAKGGALTAIDLNGTRLTNHTYKSGRELQRQQGLLLSEYAYDEQGRLKAHAVSQQQKSLYRRDYAYSLNGNLDHIADTRHGQRSYQYDPLNRLTRVRHTRDDPPESFAHDPAGNLLMQDRPGPTTVKGNRLLMQGDRHYDYDAFGNLIRERRGTAQKLVTEYRYDCQHRLVGVTLPDGSCASYRYDAFGRRIAKTVDGQTTEFFWQGDQVVAESSKEHYRSYVYEPGNFRPLAMLDGKGPKKACPFYYQLDHLGTPQELTDFGGEIVWSAKYNAYGKLTHQALGGGEQLEQPLRFQGQYFDAESGLHYNRHRYYDPQVGRYLTPDPIKLAGGLNQYQYTPNPTGWVDPLGLSTCPDGDKCRKPSIGGQEPSGKAAATDGEPQIPEVSRNTPQAGYHKETYANKPVKPQDATNKWEEFLGDGPYTHSHPRTRSPDPDRLVSADGKRSIRYGAHEMGGNPSKHHYHEEKWILELKENVMNVESTVVRVPLPKKPK
- a CDS encoding ATP-binding protein, with the translated sequence MNLALHWPRTLASRLSLIFLIGLILAQALSFGAQYYERYESAKNTMLGNLETDVSTSLAILDRLPANERASWLQRLERTNYGYLLNEGSPGTPMAPSDVPIAVPSIQDAIGHEYPLTFTDIPGPKKHFQAHLKLKDGSPVTIDVRPAMVPLSPWLPAVLLGQLALLIACTWLAVRIAIRPLTRLAQAVETLDPNTHAVHLDEKGPTEVAYAARAFNAMQARIAAYLKERMQLLAAISHDLQTPITRMKLRAEFMDDSSEKDKLWNDLGEMEHLVREGVAYARSIHGATEESRRTDLDSFLDSLVFDYQDMGKDVQLGGKSAAVIDTRPHALRRVLVNLVDNALKFAGAAELWVETKADGSLSVKVMDRGPGIAEEQLAQVMQPFYRVENSRNRSTGGTGLGLAIAQQLALAIGGALTLSNRVDGGLCAELRLPKPQ
- a CDS encoding response regulator, with the translated sequence MEHVDHILIVDDDREIRELVGNYLKKNGLRTTVVADGRQMRAFLETTPVDLIVLDIMMPGDDGLLLCRELRAGKHKATPVLMLTARNDETDRIIGLEMGADDYLVKPFAARELLARINAVLRRTRMLPPNLVITESGRLLAFGRWRLDTSARHLLDQDGTMVALSGAEYRLLRVFLDHPQRVLNRDQLLNLTQGRDADLFDRSIDLLVSRLRQRLLDDAREPAYIKTVRSEGYVFSLPVEVLGAPS
- a CDS encoding DUF2790 domain-containing protein codes for the protein MNTKAVYAACLFAALNICTLSARAEANVTPQTYTYGTHLDIQKVLSMKEDATPSCGIVNARMTYLDSQGKTQALDYRKFADNCNEDN